In Quercus lobata isolate SW786 chromosome 12, ValleyOak3.0 Primary Assembly, whole genome shotgun sequence, a genomic segment contains:
- the LOC115971966 gene encoding uncharacterized protein LOC115971966, translating to MMEEQTEIETAAESIDGSVIFHVINDVVGFVLYMHQQIPSILQDISLEFDTLNTEFTELETDLTQSDIKARRKLIGRMREVKHGIKRLEKLMNMVSNLQNALKLMMSEIPNVQGVILVLGATPIRPQHVYELCFSHGKVVGSGEIDFTKSKVAQGLSRKAIRTLISKGAGSGSYPGPNKLFLLVKAPCSFNLPLHFLPKRDFKYSKKIVPFRLRFKCRTQDQEMDALDHASQTGSSTSLSDSTSDDLIWFQCRHVIKGLVSNTSTEE from the exons ATGATGGAGGAGCAGACGGAGATCGAGACGGCGGCAGAGTCAATAGACGGCTCCGTTATCTTCCACGTCATCAACGACGTCGTTGGCTTTGTTCTTTACATGCACCAACAAATCCCCTC CATATTGCAGGATATCAGTCTTGAATTTGATACACTGAATACTGAGTTTACAGAATTG GAGACGGATCTTACACAATCTGATATAAAGGCGCGGAGAAAGCTAATTGGCAGAATGAGGGAGGTCAAGCATGGAATAAAAAGACTGGAGAAACTGATGAACATggtttcaaatcttcaaaatgcGCTTAAATTGATGATGAGTGAGATTCCTAACGTACAGGGTGTCATTTTGGTTCTTGGGGCTACTCCTATTCGACCTCAGCATGTTTATGAGTTGTGCTTTTCACATGGAAAGGTTGTTGGTAGTGGTGAGATTGATTTCACCAAAAGCAAAGTGGCACAAGGACTTTCTAGAAAG GCTATTCGGACGCTGATCTCAAAGGGTGCTGGATCTGGTTCCTATCCAG GCCCCAATAAGTTGTTTCTATTGGTTAAGGCTCCCTGTTCTTTCAACCTGCCTCTGCATTTTCTTCCCAAACGTGATTTTAAATACAGCAAAAAG ATTGTGCCTTTCAGACTACGGTTCAAGTGCAGAACCCAAGATCAGGAAATGGATGCTTTGGATCATGCTTCTCAAACTGGGAGCTCCACCAGTTTGTCAGATTCTACTTCCGATGATTTAATCTG GTTTCAATGTCGGCATGTGATCAAGGGCCTGGTATCCAACACATCAACAGAAGAATGA